In the Palaeococcus pacificus DY20341 genome, one interval contains:
- a CDS encoding glycoside hydrolase family 13 protein, with amino-acid sequence MYKIFGFRDDKYLGRVGEVEFSIPKEGRYAYLLGNFNAFNEGSFRMREDGDRWRIRVELPEGIWYYLFSIEGEISLDSENHVTALYKRRAYDFEKKVSVAEVLSFDLNDWEKALYHHPSLVYAYPFEDWIFIRLRTLRDSVDAVNLLLEDDRTHMKRKAHDDVFDYYEATLPYSEELSYSFEVVKNGEKVYYGDFDVDFRELEKLYELPKWVLTRVFYQIMPDRFANGNPNNDPNDRDIIGNKWASHFGGDLEGITQKLDYLKSLGVNALYLTPIFESRTYHSYDVEDYFHVAKKFGGDSALKQLVEKAGELDIRLILDGVFHHTSFFHPYFQDVLENGENSKYKDFYRILGFPVVSEEFLKVLHSNMSWIEKSKALKRIPKNYETFFGVWLMPRLNHDSGKVRELIVNVGKYWVERFGISGWRLDVASGVPIDVWETFKDSLPNEVYLIGEIMDDARLWLFNKFHGVMNYLLYDALLRFFVYQEISAQEFLNWLELLSVYYGKAEYAMYNFLDNHDMSRFLGLVKNKQKYKCALAFIFTYKGIPSIFYGDEVGLKGVREHWIETQREEMPWDEKRWDKELLELTRELIKLRQKSQALQVGHFIPIIFEDGLLVYKRTFRDENIFVAINYSQKRARLEQLKEYEVLLGQFDGKYLEPFSFFIASL; translated from the coding sequence ATGTATAAAATTTTCGGCTTTAGAGATGATAAGTATCTTGGAAGAGTTGGAGAAGTGGAATTCAGCATTCCAAAAGAGGGGAGATATGCATATTTATTAGGGAACTTCAACGCTTTCAATGAGGGCAGTTTTAGAATGAGAGAAGATGGAGATAGGTGGAGAATTAGAGTTGAACTGCCGGAGGGCATCTGGTATTACCTGTTTTCAATAGAAGGAGAAATCTCTTTGGACTCCGAAAACCATGTAACGGCTTTGTACAAGCGGAGAGCGTATGATTTTGAGAAGAAAGTTAGCGTTGCAGAGGTTCTAAGCTTTGATCTGAATGACTGGGAGAAAGCTCTTTACCATCATCCGTCTCTAGTTTACGCATATCCCTTTGAGGATTGGATTTTTATAAGGCTTAGGACATTGAGGGATAGTGTAGATGCTGTTAACCTCCTTCTTGAGGATGATAGAACTCACATGAAAAGGAAAGCCCATGATGATGTATTTGATTACTATGAAGCTACTCTTCCCTACTCGGAAGAGCTCTCTTATAGTTTTGAAGTAGTTAAAAACGGAGAGAAGGTTTACTACGGCGACTTTGATGTGGATTTTAGGGAGCTTGAGAAGCTCTATGAACTTCCTAAATGGGTGCTTACAAGGGTCTTTTATCAAATAATGCCTGACCGCTTTGCTAATGGAAATCCAAACAACGATCCAAATGATAGAGACATCATTGGTAACAAATGGGCTTCACACTTCGGTGGTGATTTGGAGGGGATAACCCAAAAATTAGACTATCTAAAATCTTTAGGAGTAAACGCCCTCTATTTGACTCCAATTTTTGAGTCGAGAACGTATCACAGTTATGATGTCGAGGACTACTTTCATGTTGCTAAAAAATTCGGGGGAGATAGCGCTCTAAAACAGCTCGTTGAAAAAGCTGGAGAACTTGACATAAGGCTTATTTTAGACGGTGTTTTTCACCATACCAGCTTTTTCCACCCGTACTTCCAAGATGTCTTGGAGAACGGTGAAAACTCTAAGTACAAGGATTTTTACAGGATTTTAGGATTCCCTGTTGTTTCAGAGGAGTTTTTGAAGGTATTACATTCGAATATGTCTTGGATAGAAAAATCAAAAGCTTTAAAGAGGATACCTAAAAACTACGAGACCTTCTTTGGTGTATGGCTCATGCCTAGGTTAAATCACGACAGCGGGAAAGTTAGAGAGCTAATTGTTAATGTTGGTAAGTATTGGGTGGAGCGTTTTGGAATAAGCGGGTGGCGGTTAGATGTTGCCAGCGGCGTCCCTATTGATGTCTGGGAGACATTTAAAGACAGCCTGCCGAATGAGGTTTATTTAATCGGTGAAATCATGGATGATGCCCGTTTGTGGCTCTTTAATAAGTTCCACGGTGTTATGAACTACTTGCTTTATGACGCCCTCCTAAGATTTTTTGTTTATCAGGAAATCAGTGCCCAAGAGTTCCTGAACTGGCTTGAGCTTCTAAGCGTGTATTATGGAAAAGCAGAGTATGCCATGTACAACTTTTTAGACAACCACGATATGAGCAGGTTTTTGGGCTTAGTGAAAAACAAGCAAAAGTACAAGTGTGCATTGGCTTTTATCTTCACATATAAGGGCATTCCTTCCATATTCTACGGGGATGAAGTGGGTCTTAAGGGGGTTAGGGAGCACTGGATCGAGACCCAGAGAGAGGAGATGCCGTGGGATGAGAAACGTTGGGACAAAGAGCTCTTAGAGCTTACTAGAGAGCTTATAAAATTGAGGCAAAAAAGTCAAGCTTTACAGGTTGGGCACTTTATACCCATAATTTTTGAAGATGGGCTTTTAGTGTATAAGCGCACATTTAGGGATGAAAATATCTTCGTTGCAATAAACTACTCTCAAAAAAGAGCTAGGTTGGAGCAGTTAAAGGAATATGAGGTTTTACTTGGGCAATTTGATGGTAAATACTTAGAACCATTTTCCTTTTTTATTGCTTCTCTGTGA
- a CDS encoding ABC transporter ATP-binding protein has protein sequence MAEVRLEGVWKIFGDFAAVKNMNLEIKDGEFIVFLGPSGCGKTTTLRMISGLEEPSKGQIYIGDKLVADPEKGVFIPPKDRDIAMVFQSYALYPHMTVYDNIAFPLKLRKVPKQEIDQRVREVAEMLGLTELLHRKPRELSGGQRQRVALGRAIVRKPQVFLMDEPLSNLDAKLRVKMRAELKKLQKQLGVTTIYVTHDQVEAMTMGDRVAVINAGELQQVGTPDEVYNSPANTFVGGFIGSPPMNFIDASITEDDKGVWVDFGEFKLKLLDGQVEVLREQGYIGKEVIFGIRPEDIYDAFFAQVKIPGENMVKAFVDIVENLGSEKIVHLRVGDIMFLGSFHAESKVREGTEIDVVFDMNKIHIFDKGTKKVVF, from the coding sequence ATGGCAGAAGTTCGCTTGGAAGGAGTTTGGAAGATTTTCGGAGACTTTGCAGCTGTTAAAAACATGAATTTAGAAATCAAAGATGGAGAGTTCATTGTGTTTTTGGGGCCAAGTGGTTGTGGTAAAACCACAACTCTCAGAATGATATCAGGCTTGGAGGAACCCAGCAAAGGACAGATATATATCGGTGATAAACTCGTAGCAGACCCAGAAAAAGGTGTATTCATCCCGCCAAAAGACAGAGACATTGCAATGGTTTTTCAAAGCTATGCTCTCTACCCACACATGACGGTTTACGACAACATTGCATTCCCACTTAAACTCAGAAAAGTCCCCAAGCAGGAAATCGACCAAAGAGTTAGAGAAGTCGCAGAAATGCTAGGCTTAACAGAGCTCTTGCATAGAAAACCCAGAGAATTAAGCGGTGGCCAAAGACAAAGAGTTGCATTGGGAAGAGCAATAGTGAGAAAGCCTCAAGTCTTCCTCATGGACGAGCCTCTATCGAATTTGGATGCAAAGCTGAGAGTGAAAATGCGTGCGGAGTTAAAGAAGCTCCAGAAGCAGCTGGGAGTTACTACAATTTACGTTACTCACGATCAAGTAGAAGCAATGACAATGGGTGACAGAGTTGCAGTTATAAATGCGGGAGAACTGCAGCAGGTTGGCACCCCCGATGAAGTATATAACAGCCCAGCGAATACCTTCGTCGGAGGCTTTATTGGCTCACCACCAATGAACTTCATAGATGCGTCGATTACTGAGGATGATAAAGGTGTTTGGGTTGACTTCGGAGAGTTTAAGCTAAAGCTCCTTGATGGTCAAGTCGAGGTGCTAAGAGAGCAGGGGTACATAGGGAAAGAAGTTATTTTTGGTATTAGGCCCGAAGACATTTATGATGCGTTCTTTGCTCAAGTGAAGATTCCAGGAGAAAACATGGTTAAGGCCTTCGTTGATATTGTAGAGAACCTTGGTAGTGAAAAAATAGTTCACTTAAGGGTCGGAGATATAATGTTTTTGGGATCTTTCCATGCAGAGTCAAAAGTTCGTGAAGGGACTGAAATTGATGTGGTATTTGATATGAATAAAATCCACATCTTTGATAAGGGCACTAAAAAAGTGGTCTTTTAG
- a CDS encoding extracellular solute-binding protein: protein MKKGMLGLFLIGIMAFAVVASGCIGGGETTTSTTETTTSTTSTPTTTTTTSTPSETTTTTTQEKTTIVLWHAIGPEELKAFEDLIAEFEIEHPDIDVQLEQKADLETSLKAAIPAGQGPDLFIWAHDWIGKFAEAGLLEPIDEYVTPEVLNKLSPMGQDAIEYGGHYYAMPFAAETVALIYNKDLVSEPPKTFDEMKAIMEKYYNPDQDTYGLASPIDPYFLSGWVHAFGGYYFDDDTKQPGLDKPETLQGFKFFFDNIYPYMAQTQDYNAQVSLFHDGKAPLMINGPWSIPDVKKAGINFGVVPLPAIDDQHRPHPYGGVKLIYVAKTVKNKDAVWTFLEWFTTNPEVIKTLALENGYIPVLTEVLNDPEIQNDPLLYGFGQAVQYAIPMPKSPEMGAVWGPVATAITNVIGGKQTLEEALQASQEEILANIQG from the coding sequence ATGAAGAAAGGTATGTTGGGGCTGTTTTTAATTGGAATAATGGCCTTTGCCGTTGTGGCGAGCGGCTGTATAGGTGGTGGGGAAACTACAACCAGCACAACCGAAACTACTACTTCGACCACTTCAACGCCAACTACAACAACTACAACTAGCACACCAAGTGAAACTACCACCACTACCACCCAAGAAAAAACCACAATAGTTCTCTGGCATGCTATTGGGCCTGAAGAACTAAAAGCTTTTGAAGATTTAATTGCTGAGTTTGAGATTGAGCACCCAGATATTGATGTGCAATTGGAGCAAAAGGCCGACCTTGAGACTTCTCTTAAAGCTGCAATTCCTGCAGGACAAGGCCCAGACTTATTCATTTGGGCCCACGATTGGATTGGAAAATTTGCCGAGGCTGGATTATTAGAACCAATTGATGAGTATGTGACACCTGAGGTTCTTAACAAGCTCAGCCCAATGGGGCAAGATGCAATTGAGTATGGTGGCCACTATTATGCAATGCCATTTGCCGCTGAAACTGTTGCTTTAATTTACAATAAAGATTTGGTTTCAGAACCACCAAAGACTTTTGATGAGATGAAGGCAATTATGGAGAAGTATTACAACCCAGATCAAGACACATATGGACTTGCGAGCCCAATTGATCCATACTTCCTTTCAGGATGGGTTCACGCTTTTGGAGGCTACTACTTTGATGATGATACTAAGCAACCAGGCTTAGACAAGCCCGAGACACTTCAAGGCTTCAAGTTCTTCTTTGATAACATCTACCCATATATGGCCCAAACCCAAGACTACAACGCTCAAGTGAGCTTATTCCACGATGGAAAGGCGCCACTCATGATTAACGGTCCATGGAGCATTCCTGATGTTAAGAAGGCGGGCATCAACTTTGGAGTTGTTCCACTACCAGCGATTGATGACCAACACCGCCCACACCCATATGGTGGTGTTAAACTCATCTATGTCGCAAAGACCGTTAAGAACAAAGATGCCGTCTGGACGTTCTTAGAGTGGTTTACCACAAACCCAGAAGTCATTAAGACTTTAGCTTTAGAAAACGGTTACATCCCAGTTCTTACTGAGGTTCTCAACGACCCAGAAATCCAAAATGATCCCCTATTATATGGCTTTGGTCAAGCTGTTCAATATGCTATTCCAATGCCAAAGAGTCCAGAGATGGGTGCTGTTTGGGGCCCAGTTGCCACAGCAATTACTAATGTTATAGGTGGAAAACAAACATTAGAAGAGGCACTCCAAGCCTCCCAAGAGGAAATATTGGCTAACATACAAGGATGA
- a CDS encoding glucodextranase DOMON-like domain-containing protein yields the protein MKKLLSLLAIFLVFVSVFAVVPVKAEEPKPLNVVIVWHQHQPYYYDPIQDVYIRPWVRLHAANNYWKMANYLSQYPEVHATIDLSGSLIAQLADYMNGKKDMYQIVTEKIANGEELTLDEKWFMLQAPGGFFDHTIPWNGEPVADKNGNPYREQWKRYTELKDKRVNAFKKYGDLPLDEQKEKITSEFSEQDYIDIAVLFNLAWIDYNYIMEHDDLKVLYEKRNQGGYTRDDVKTVLDHQMWLLNHTFEEHEKINYLLGNGNVEITVVPYAHPIGPILNDFGWESDFDAHVKKAHELYKEYLGGGKVTPKGGWAAESALNDKTLEILANNDWQWVMTDQMVLDRMGIPNTIENYYRPWVAEFNGKKIYLFPRNHDLSDRVGFTYGGMNQKQAVEDFANELLRIQKENIDGSLVYVVTLDGENPWEHYPFDGKLFLEELYKKLSELQQKGLIRTLTPSEYIELYGDKANKLTPQQFERLDLSKEENVQKLLSAESLGELYKMVGIKEEQQWTESSWVDGTLSTWIGEPQENVGWYWLYLGRKALFDNKDKMSAEEWSRAYEYLLRAEASDWFWWYGSDQFSGEDQAFDRYLKLYLYEMYKFAGMEPPSYLYGNYFPDGEPYKVRELAGISEGEKKGWTSLSSLAEGVEAYFDSDGMHFIVKGIDAFEISLWEPGKVVGNTFTLLQEKPKEFRYDLFPYNKDSIGLLITKHVVYKDGKAEIYGAKDYENSEKLGDAEVKQIEGGVEIVVPFDYIETPQDFYFAVSTVKNGELEVITTPIELRLPMEVKGVPIIDMEDIEGDDYGPGTYVYATNKVFVPGHLDLLRFRMLEQTDAYVMEFYFKDLGDNPWNGPNGFSLQIIEVYFDFKEGGNSSAIKMFPDGPGSNVKLDDEHPWDIAFRIAGWDYGNLIVLPDGESKQGELQISADPTKNAIIVKVPKEYLEINEDYGLYGAILVGSQDGYGPDKWRPIGVDAEEWKGGGADVQAVIEGVAPRVYDILVPKGVKPTQEEMLKSYDAQSKTLATVKMLPLLKQGIALNDPEGDDYGPGTYVYATNKVFVPGHLDLLKFKMSESNDKWVLEFYFKDLGDNPWNGPNGFSLQIIEAYFDFKEGGNSSAIKMFPDGPGSNVDLDPNHPWDLALRIAGWDYGNIILVPGEEAIQGELKISADPIKNAIIVEVPKEYLEISEDYGLYAAILVGSQDGYGPDKWRPVAVDAEEWKGGGADVQAVIAGVAPRVYDLLVPQGVTPTQEEMLKSYDADNGKRAVVFMIPIIEGAKPTQTTTETPTETTTTSTTTTTTTTTTSTTSPTSTTTTSPAEEGGICGPAIIIALALVPVLLRRK from the coding sequence ATGAAGAAGCTGCTTTCCCTGCTTGCAATTTTTTTAGTCTTTGTAAGTGTTTTTGCAGTTGTCCCAGTGAAAGCTGAGGAGCCAAAACCATTAAACGTGGTTATAGTATGGCACCAACACCAGCCCTATTACTATGACCCAATTCAAGATGTTTACATAAGACCTTGGGTTAGGCTCCATGCGGCGAATAACTACTGGAAGATGGCCAATTATTTGAGCCAATATCCTGAGGTTCACGCTACGATAGACCTTTCGGGCTCTCTAATAGCGCAGCTTGCAGATTACATGAATGGAAAGAAAGACATGTATCAAATCGTTACGGAGAAGATAGCCAATGGTGAGGAGCTGACGCTTGATGAAAAATGGTTCATGCTCCAAGCTCCAGGAGGATTCTTCGACCATACAATACCTTGGAATGGGGAACCTGTCGCTGATAAAAATGGAAATCCGTATAGAGAGCAATGGAAGCGTTATACTGAGCTGAAAGATAAACGGGTAAATGCCTTCAAAAAGTATGGAGATTTACCCTTAGATGAGCAGAAGGAGAAGATAACCTCAGAGTTCAGCGAACAGGATTATATAGACATTGCGGTTCTCTTCAACTTAGCGTGGATAGACTACAACTACATCATGGAGCATGATGACCTAAAGGTACTCTATGAGAAGAGAAACCAAGGCGGCTACACTAGGGATGACGTTAAAACAGTTCTCGATCACCAAATGTGGCTCTTAAATCATACTTTTGAGGAGCATGAGAAAATCAACTACCTTTTGGGCAATGGAAACGTTGAAATAACTGTTGTGCCGTATGCTCATCCAATAGGCCCAATTTTGAATGACTTTGGGTGGGAAAGTGACTTTGATGCTCACGTTAAGAAAGCTCATGAACTTTACAAGGAATATTTAGGAGGCGGTAAAGTTACTCCAAAAGGAGGATGGGCGGCAGAAAGTGCTCTTAACGATAAAACGCTTGAAATTTTGGCAAACAACGACTGGCAATGGGTAATGACTGATCAGATGGTTCTCGATAGGATGGGTATTCCAAACACCATAGAAAACTACTACAGGCCTTGGGTGGCTGAATTCAACGGTAAGAAGATTTATCTCTTCCCAAGAAATCACGACCTGAGCGATAGAGTAGGGTTCACATATGGTGGAATGAACCAAAAGCAGGCAGTTGAGGACTTTGCTAATGAACTGTTGAGGATTCAAAAAGAGAACATCGATGGAAGCTTGGTCTATGTTGTAACTCTTGATGGAGAAAATCCATGGGAGCACTACCCATTTGACGGTAAACTCTTCCTTGAGGAACTTTACAAAAAGCTGAGCGAGCTTCAACAAAAGGGATTAATTAGAACGCTGACTCCAAGTGAGTACATAGAGCTCTATGGTGATAAGGCCAATAAGCTTACTCCTCAGCAATTTGAGCGCTTAGACTTGAGCAAGGAAGAAAATGTTCAAAAGCTCTTAAGTGCAGAGAGCTTGGGCGAGCTTTACAAGATGGTTGGCATTAAAGAAGAGCAACAGTGGACCGAATCTAGCTGGGTCGATGGTACTTTAAGTACTTGGATAGGTGAGCCCCAGGAGAACGTCGGCTGGTACTGGCTCTACTTAGGAAGAAAAGCCCTTTTCGATAACAAAGATAAGATGAGTGCTGAAGAGTGGAGTAGGGCTTATGAGTATTTGCTTAGGGCCGAGGCAAGCGATTGGTTCTGGTGGTACGGTAGTGATCAGTTCAGCGGTGAGGACCAAGCTTTCGACCGCTATTTAAAGCTCTACCTCTATGAAATGTACAAATTTGCAGGTATGGAGCCTCCAAGCTACCTCTATGGCAACTACTTCCCTGATGGAGAACCATATAAGGTTAGAGAGCTAGCTGGAATCAGTGAAGGAGAGAAAAAGGGTTGGACAAGCTTGTCCTCCTTGGCAGAGGGTGTTGAAGCATATTTTGATAGCGATGGAATGCACTTCATCGTTAAGGGTATTGATGCTTTTGAGATAAGCCTCTGGGAACCAGGTAAAGTTGTAGGAAATACTTTCACTCTGCTCCAAGAGAAGCCAAAGGAGTTTAGATACGACTTATTCCCCTACAACAAGGACAGCATTGGCCTATTAATTACAAAGCATGTAGTATACAAAGATGGAAAAGCAGAGATTTATGGAGCCAAGGACTATGAGAACAGCGAAAAACTAGGAGATGCAGAAGTTAAACAGATTGAAGGAGGAGTTGAGATAGTAGTGCCATTCGACTACATAGAGACTCCTCAGGACTTCTACTTTGCGGTTTCAACAGTTAAAAATGGCGAGCTTGAAGTCATAACCACACCAATAGAGCTTAGACTCCCAATGGAAGTCAAAGGTGTTCCTATTATAGACATGGAAGACATTGAAGGGGATGACTATGGTCCTGGAACTTATGTTTATGCAACGAATAAAGTCTTTGTACCAGGACATTTAGATTTGCTTAGATTCAGAATGCTTGAACAAACGGATGCTTATGTTATGGAGTTCTACTTCAAGGATTTGGGAGACAACCCATGGAATGGGCCAAACGGCTTCAGCCTTCAAATAATTGAGGTTTACTTTGACTTCAAAGAGGGTGGAAATTCAAGTGCTATAAAGATGTTCCCAGACGGACCAGGAAGCAATGTTAAGCTTGACGATGAGCATCCATGGGATATAGCCTTTAGGATAGCTGGCTGGGACTATGGAAACTTAATTGTGTTACCCGATGGGGAGTCAAAGCAAGGAGAGCTCCAAATTTCTGCAGACCCCACAAAGAATGCCATAATAGTGAAAGTTCCAAAAGAGTACTTAGAGATAAATGAGGACTACGGCCTCTACGGCGCTATATTAGTTGGCTCTCAAGATGGCTATGGACCGGATAAATGGAGACCTATAGGTGTTGACGCCGAGGAATGGAAGGGCGGCGGTGCAGACGTTCAAGCTGTCATTGAAGGTGTAGCTCCAAGAGTCTACGATATCTTAGTGCCCAAAGGTGTTAAGCCAACACAAGAGGAGATGTTAAAGAGCTACGACGCCCAAAGCAAAACCTTGGCCACAGTTAAGATGCTCCCACTCCTAAAACAAGGAATTGCGCTAAACGACCCAGAGGGAGATGACTATGGTCCTGGAACTTATGTTTATGCAACGAATAAAGTGTTTGTTCCAGGCCACTTAGACTTACTCAAGTTCAAAATGAGTGAAAGCAATGACAAATGGGTTTTGGAGTTCTACTTTAAAGATTTGGGGGACAATCCATGGAACGGACCAAATGGCTTCAGTTTGCAGATAATTGAAGCTTACTTTGACTTCAAGGAGGGCGGAAATTCAAGTGCTATAAAGATGTTCCCGGACGGACCAGGAAGCAATGTGGATCTTGATCCTAACCATCCGTGGGACTTAGCTTTGAGGATAGCCGGCTGGGACTATGGAAACATAATCTTAGTGCCAGGTGAGGAAGCAATTCAAGGAGAGCTCAAAATAAGCGCGGACCCAATAAAGAACGCTATAATTGTTGAGGTTCCAAAGGAGTACTTAGAGATAAGTGAGGACTACGGTCTTTACGCAGCTATATTAGTTGGTTCACAAGATGGTTATGGCCCTGATAAGTGGAGGCCAGTAGCCGTTGATGCTGAGGAGTGGAAAGGTGGCGGTGCAGACGTTCAAGCTGTTATTGCAGGTGTCGCTCCAAGAGTTTATGATCTTTTGGTGCCTCAAGGGGTTACCCCAACGCAAGAAGAGATGCTAAAGAGCTATGATGCAGACAACGGAAAAAGAGCTGTAGTTTTCATGATTCCAATAATTGAGGGTGCTAAACCAACACAAACAACCACTGAAACACCTACCGAAACAACAACCACCTCAACCACAACTACAACCACCACAACAACTACGAGCACCACTAGTCCTACTTCGACTACAACAACATCACCCGCTGAGGAAGGAGGAATATGTGGGCCTGCGATAATAATAGCCTTAGCTTTAGTACCAGTGCTGCTCAGGAGGAAGTAG
- a CDS encoding ABC transporter permease subunit gives MKISFELPKRKDELLKSVLMTLFALAVMAIILFPVYYMFTVSIKPSGALATSQIELIPKEITWENYKEILIGHSEVTLKTKEFSLESKSAVIKDALNRYEVIIEGGTITGKPTLSARFNLINVKILEKKGGEETTESGETRIVNGEYAKLEADEIAASTAVKNLQVKAQKIVIKVSNIQDAPVDLSMFEKTGEDTYEAKNIEITLKDGGKISAKDGTIEIHNFAYIILKKIGGQALDYMKRSLILATLTVILTLLFVIPAAYAFSRLQFFGREHVLYFYLMFTQVAGGLGIAGLVALYGMLVKLHLTNNLYILPFIYAAGGVPFNTWLLKSYLDSISPDFDEAALVDGASYLQIIRHVLIPMALPGLATVAIFAFIGGWTELILANLLLNQENHPLTVWIYTMLSNLRAVSWNQFAAAALIFALPVFIMFLLAQNYVRSGLTMGGLKE, from the coding sequence ATGAAGATTAGCTTTGAGCTGCCCAAAAGAAAGGATGAGCTTTTGAAGAGTGTATTGATGACACTCTTTGCACTTGCAGTAATGGCTATCATTCTCTTTCCCGTGTATTACATGTTTACGGTCTCAATAAAGCCCTCAGGTGCACTTGCCACTAGCCAAATTGAACTCATACCCAAAGAGATTACGTGGGAGAACTACAAGGAAATCTTGATTGGGCATAGTGAGGTGACGCTAAAGACAAAGGAGTTCTCATTGGAGAGCAAAAGCGCTGTTATAAAAGATGCACTGAACAGATACGAGGTTATTATTGAGGGCGGCACGATAACCGGAAAGCCCACACTGTCTGCGAGGTTTAATTTAATCAATGTCAAAATACTTGAGAAAAAAGGTGGAGAAGAGACAACTGAAAGCGGAGAAACTAGAATTGTAAATGGAGAATATGCCAAACTAGAAGCAGATGAGATTGCAGCTTCAACAGCTGTTAAAAACCTGCAGGTGAAGGCCCAAAAAATTGTAATCAAAGTGAGCAACATTCAAGATGCTCCTGTGGACTTATCAATGTTTGAAAAGACTGGAGAGGACACTTATGAAGCTAAGAACATTGAAATAACTCTAAAAGATGGAGGCAAAATAAGTGCTAAAGATGGAACAATTGAAATACACAACTTCGCTTACATTATACTGAAGAAGATTGGAGGACAAGCGCTAGATTACATGAAAAGGAGCTTAATATTAGCGACTTTAACAGTGATACTTACTCTGTTGTTCGTTATTCCCGCAGCATATGCTTTCTCAAGACTCCAGTTCTTTGGAAGAGAGCACGTGCTTTATTTCTACCTGATGTTCACTCAAGTTGCTGGTGGTCTCGGAATAGCGGGATTGGTAGCATTGTATGGTATGCTCGTTAAGCTGCACCTAACAAACAATCTCTACATACTGCCGTTCATATATGCTGCGGGAGGAGTTCCCTTCAATACTTGGCTCTTAAAGTCATATCTGGATTCAATATCTCCGGATTTTGATGAAGCTGCACTAGTTGATGGAGCAAGCTATCTCCAGATAATAAGACATGTGCTTATTCCAATGGCTTTGCCAGGATTAGCAACCGTTGCAATATTTGCCTTCATTGGAGGATGGACGGAGCTTATATTGGCCAATCTACTACTCAATCAAGAGAATCATCCCCTTACGGTGTGGATTTACACCATGCTCAGCAACTTAAGAGCGGTTTCATGGAACCAATTTGCTGCTGCGGCGCTAATATTTGCACTCCCTGTGTTTATAATGTTCCTGCTCGCCCAAAATTATGTTAGAAGCGGCTTAACAATGGGTGGTTTAAAGGAATGA
- a CDS encoding carbohydrate ABC transporter permease — translation MDKKITAALGLILPGMAAFLFFNIYPILYSIFIAFTNAKLGNFPIQAPGAEPLRFVGLENFKWALSDSKFRTAFMWTWVFVATSVTLKVVVGVFLSVLYNNKYVKGKALYRALLIIPWALPLLFSVMVWRFMFDPVVGPINILLKSMGIVNPPNWMTNITWGFVSLNIIEVWLAYPFMMTVITSALQSVPDTLVEAAIVDGASYWQRLTKVIIPIVSKPIAFTTILTSAASFQYFLVPFIYNSNLFEDRFLLLYGYRKAFGSSVPQYGKAAAILLIATIVLAVYMFVNMRITKLQEGARG, via the coding sequence ATGGACAAAAAAATTACTGCGGCTCTTGGTTTAATACTCCCGGGAATGGCGGCATTCTTGTTTTTCAACATTTACCCAATACTCTATTCGATTTTCATAGCATTCACGAACGCTAAGCTTGGAAACTTCCCTATTCAAGCTCCGGGAGCTGAACCGCTTAGGTTTGTCGGGTTGGAAAACTTTAAGTGGGCTTTGAGTGACTCAAAGTTTAGAACTGCCTTTATGTGGACGTGGGTATTTGTAGCTACAAGTGTGACTCTAAAAGTTGTTGTGGGGGTTTTTCTGAGTGTTTTGTACAATAACAAATATGTTAAGGGAAAAGCTCTTTATAGAGCTCTCCTGATAATTCCTTGGGCGCTGCCTTTGCTCTTCTCTGTTATGGTATGGCGTTTTATGTTTGATCCTGTTGTAGGGCCTATCAATATTCTTCTCAAGAGCATGGGAATTGTCAATCCTCCAAATTGGATGACAAATATTACATGGGGATTTGTCTCTCTTAACATAATAGAGGTTTGGCTCGCATATCCATTCATGATGACAGTAATTACCTCTGCTTTGCAATCTGTTCCGGACACCCTAGTAGAGGCTGCTATTGTGGATGGTGCAAGCTACTGGCAGAGACTTACAAAGGTAATTATCCCAATAGTTAGCAAGCCAATAGCTTTCACAACGATACTAACCTCTGCAGCGAGTTTTCAGTATTTCCTAGTGCCCTTTATATACAACAGCAACCTCTTTGAGGATAGATTCTTGTTGCTCTATGGATATAGAAAAGCCTTCGGTTCATCTGTGCCCCAATATGGAAAAGCAGCAGCGATTCTTTTAATAGCCACGATAGTGCTTGCCGTGTACATGTTTGTCAATATGAGAATCACCAAACTACAGGAGGGTGCTAGAGGATGA